From Mycobacterium colombiense CECT 3035:
GGCCGACCGCGCGTGGATGATCGACACGCTGCTCGCGCTGCTGCAGACCCCGAGCCCGTCGGGACGCACGGACGCGGTGATGCAGGTCATCGGCGACATTTTCGACGACTTCGGGGTGCCGTTCACCCTGACCCGGCGCGGCGCGCTGACGGCCGAACTGGCCGGTGAGTCCGCGACCACCGACCGGGCGCTGGTGGTCCACTCCGACACCATCGGCTGCATGGTCCGCGACCTCAAGGACAACGGCCGCCTCGAAATCGTTCCCGTCGGCACCTTTTCGGCGCGGTTCGCCGCGGGCGCCCGGGTGCGCATCTTCATCGACGACCCCGACGAGTTCATCACCGGCACGGTCATGCCGCTGAAGGCCAGTGGGCACGCGTTCGGCGACGAGATCGACACCCAGCCCACGGACTGGGAGCACGTCGAGGTTCGCATCGACCGCAGGGTCTCAACGCGGGAGGACCTGGTTCGGCTGGGCCTGCAGGTCGGCGATTTCGTGGCCTTGATCACCAGCCCCGAGCTCACCGCCGACGGTTTCATCGTCTCCCGTCATCTGGACGGGAAGGCGGGCGTGGCGATCGCGCTCGCCCTGGCCAAGAACTTCTCCGAGAACAAAGTGGTGCTGCCGCACCGCACCACGATCATGGTCACCATCACCGAGGAGGTCGGCCACGGGGCCAGTCACGGCCTGCCCGCGGACGTCGCCGAGTTGGTATCGGTGGACAACGCGGTGTGCGCGCCCGGCCAGCATTCCCTCGAGGACGGTGTGACGATCCCGATGGCCGACATGCACGGCCCGTTCGACTATCACCTGACCCGGAAGCTCTGCCGGCTCGCACAGGAGCAGGGAATTCCGTTCGCCCGCGACATTTTTCGCTACTACCGCTCCGATGCGGCCGCGGCCATCGAGGCCGGGGCCAACACCCGTGCGGCGCTGGTCGGCTTCGGGCTCGACGGCAGTCATGGCTGGGAACGCACGCACATTGACTCGCTGGAGGCCGCCTACAACCTCCTGCACTGCTGGCTGCAGACACCGTTGACGTTCGCCAAATGGGACGCCAAGCCGACGGGCAGTCTGCGCGACTTTCCCTCGTCGAAGCAGCCCGCACCCAGCGAGCGGTGGGTGCCGCTGTCCCGCGGCGATTACGAAAGTCCCGGCGACGCGTCGCCCGGGACGGTCTGGCCACCATCGGAGGGCCCGCAGGCCTGAGGCCGCTGGCCGCGGGCGATCCGGTCGGCGCGCCAGCACCGGGACTGCATCGGGATGTCGATCGAATCGGCGCCGGGAAAACGTTCGGCCAGGACGGCTCGGGCGTTGGCGAGCCGCTGCGCGCGGTCATCCGGCGAGGCGATGATCACCCGGCTGTAGGTGGCAAGCATCGCGACGACGTCGTCGATCTTCATGGTCCGCACGAACCCGAAGGTTTCCCGCGCGACGTTGTGGAAGATCTGCGGATCGGGGAGCACGACGTTTTCGTGGCGCCGGCGGAACCGGTCGGGCGCATCCAATTCGGACGAGTCGTCCTTGGGCAGCACCTCGAGGTCGCGGACCCAGTCGACGTCGCGGTCTCGACTGGTCCAGATCAGCCCGAACCGCCCGCCGTCGCGCAGCACCCGGCCGATCTCCGGCACCGCCCGTTCGGGATCCATCCAGTGCCACGCCGACGACACGAACACCGCGTCCGCGGAATCGTCGGGGAGAGGGATCGCCTCGCCGGTGCCCGCCACGGCGCGCACCCCGGGCGACCGCTCGGCCAGCACCGCACGCATCCGCGCATCGGGCTCGACGGCGACGACATGGGCCGCCCGCCCGACGAGCGTGCGGGTGAACAACCCGGTGCCCGCACCGACGTCGACGGCGACCTCACACCCCGGTGGCAACAGCCAGTCCACCGCCTGCTGCGGTGGATGCGGCCGCAGCCCGTCGTAGTCCTCGGCGATCGAACCGAAGGACATCGCGCGTTCTTGACGATCAGTCACACGCGACAAGGTAATCCGGCTCGCTGTGCAACAGATGAGAAGTGGTGGCGCGTCACCACAGTGCGCTGTGATTGACGAGCGCATCGGCGATCAGGCCGGTGCCGAAAACCAGGAACAACAGCCGCACCGACATCGGCCCGTAGCGGGTGAGAGCGCGCACGATCGCGCGCTGAATGCGCTTGGCGCGCATGGTTTTTCTCGTCGAGAGGCCGAGGATCAGCAGCGGCGGCGACAGGGCGATGGCCCAGTAGGCGATGATGATCAGCGGCCAGAGCGGTGGCCGCGGGTGCAGCGCGGCGAGCATCGCCAAGCCGGTGAGGTACGGCACGGCGGTCGGGGCCTGGCCACCGCCCACCGCCAGCCCCAGAAATCCGAGCAGCCACGGCCGTTGCCGCATCGCCGCCAGCGCCCAACCCGGCGCCGAGGATTGTGCCGTCAGCGGGAAGTAGGCCAAGCCGATCAGGACGATACCCAGCAACAGTTCGCCCCGGAAGCGGATGGCCGGTGTCAGGTGGAAGTCGAGCACCTCGGTGATGAAGCCGATGCCCAGCACGGTGCAGACGCCGAAGGCGGTCGTCACCGCGAACACGCCCGCGATGTAGCTCAAGGCACCCGGAATCGGCGATCGGCGCCCCAGCCGGCTGTCGAAGATGACGGCCGAGACCACTCCCACGTTGAGCACATTGAGCGAGTCGAGAAACGCCAGTCCGGCAAGCGCCAACGCCAGGGCCGCCACGCGTCTGTACCGGGCCTAACGTCCGGACTCACCGGCCGCCCGCGGCGGGCGGCGCACTGACCACGGCGACAGGACCGAAGCGGCGAGCATGCTGCAGACTTTAGTTCGACTGCGAACGTGACGGGCGAGTCGCCGGCTGTCACGGTTCTCACAGCTGATGCGGGGGCGATCGCGTTGAGGCGGGTGCCGCGCGGCATTATCGATCCGTCGACGGCGGGCGCACTCGGATCCGTGCTCGACGGAGCCGAGCGGTGACAACACATCACGAAGGGGCCAGCCATGACCACACCCACCACGCAGGATCTGCGGGAGTACCTCGTCGGGGCCTGGACGTTGGAGTCCTACGAGACCTCCGATGTGGACGGCTCGAACGTGCGTTATCCGCTGGGCACCGACGCCCGCGGAATCATTCTGTACACCGCCGACGGCTACATGTCCGCCCAGCTCATGCGCGCGGACCGGCCGCCGATCGCCCGCGGCGACCTGCAACTCGCCACCGGCGACGAATTGGCCGCGGCGGCCAGGGGATACCTGGCCTACGCGGGCCCGTACAGCGTTCTCGACGACGGCGTGATCGCGCACCACGTCGACGTCAGCCTGCTACCCAACTGGATCGGTGGAACGCAGTACCGCGCAGCGCAGGTCGGCGACGACCGCCTGCAGCTCGGGCCCGCCGAGCCCGTGCTCATCAAGGGCAAGCTCCGCAACGGACGCCTGATCTGGCAGCGCGCGAAATCAGCGCGATCTCAGGAGAACTGAATGGGACTGCTGGACAACAAGACCGCCGTCATCACCGGGGCCAACTCCGGAATCGGACTGGCCACCGCGCAACGGTTCCTTGACGAGGGCGCCGAAAGGGTCTTCATCACGGGCCGGCGCCAGGCCGAACTCGACAGTGCGGCAACCACATTGGGTCCGCGTGCCACCGCGGTGCGCGGTGACGTCGGAATACCGGAGGACCTGGACCGGCTCTACGCCGAGGTCGCGGCGGCCGGCAACGGTCTCGACATCGTGATGGCGAACGCCGGTTCGACGAGGGTGGCGCGGCTGGGCGAGATCACCGACGACGATCTCGACTCCCTGCTGACCACCAACGTCAAGGGCGTCGTCTATACCGTGCAGAAGGCGCTGCCGCTGCTCAACGACGGCGCCTCGGTCATCCTGACCGGCTCCACCACCGCCGACCGGGGACGCGCCGGGCTCAGCATCTACGCCGCCACCAAGGCGGCCGTCCGGTCGCTGGCGCGAGCGTGGGCCAACGAACTCGCCGACCGCAACATCCGGGTCAACGTGATCGTGGCGGGATCGACGGCCACACCGGGAAGCAACGCGTTGGCCGCGCAGACCGATCCCGACGCGTCGATCGAAGAGTTCCGCGCCGAACGCATCGCTACGATCCCGCTGGGCCGATTCGCCGATCCGGCCGAGATCGCCAATGCCGCAGTGTTTTTGGCCAGCGATCTGTCCAGCTTCAGCACCGGATCCACGGTCACCGCCGACGGCGGATTCAACCAGGTCTGACGGGTTCGCCCGGCGCCCACGGGCGCGCGTCAGCGCTGAGGTTCCGCGATGCTGTCGGCCAATTCGTCGAAGATGGCCTGGTTCAGGCCGAAGGCGATTTTCACCTCGCCAACGATGCGATCGATGTCGCCGGCGTCGGCGGCAAGGGCATCGAGGCGAGTGCGGTAGGCGTCTTTGTAGGGTTTGGGCCGCACCGGAAAGTCGTAGAAGGCAAGGCCGGCGCCGCCGAGATCGAACGTGCGATCCAGGATCTTGCCGATGCCCCGGCCGCCGGAGAGATCGCCGAGGTAGCGCGTGTAGTGGTGGGCCACCAGCGCACCTCCCCAGGTGAGGGCGCCGAGCCGCTCCGCGTAGGCCGTCGCCGCGGGGGAGTCGACGTCGCGCGCGGCGCCGGGGGCAGCCAGTGTTCGAGGTCGCCGTCGATAGCCGTCAGGCGCTCCAGTGCGGGGTCATACACGGCGGCCACCATCGCGTCGTCGCTGCGGGCTCGCACCGCGTCCTCGAGGGCGGCGTACACCACGCGCAATCGGAGCAGATAGTCGGAATAGCCCGCCGCGCCGATCCGTCCGGCGAGCAGCTCGGACATGAACGGGCTCTGCTCGGCGGCATCGTGTTCGGCCGCGGAGCCCTCCTTCATCGCGACCGAAAGGCGGCGGCTTGCTGGGACGGCGATCGAGCACATGACCTGCTCAGATTACATTGGTGATCGCGGCGGGGCGGATCACCGCGTCGGATGAATGGCGACACACATTGATAGCGTGGAGGTCTGGCTGCTACCCCTGATCATTCCGATAAAGCCGCTCGCGTGACCGACGACGAGCGGTTCACCCGGCCCTCGGCACCCGTGGATCAGCCGAGCGACGATCTCGTGCCGGTCGGCACCCCGATCGACCTGGACAACTGCGCGCGTGAGCCCATCCACATCCCCGGCAGCATCCAGCCGCGTGGTGTGCTCGCGGTGGTGCGTGAGCCCGCGTTCGAGGTGCGTCAGGTCAGCGCCAACGTCGCCGACCTGCTCGGACGTCCCGTCGACGCGGTCTTGGGCCGGCATCTGTCGGAGTTGATCGGTTCCGAGCAAGCCGCCCGCATCGAGCAGGCCGCGGTAACCTTCGGCAGCCTCCGTCAGAACAACCCGCTCGAGTGCACCATCGAGGTCGGCGGCGAGCCGCGCGCCTTCGACGCCATCCTGCACCGCGAGCCCGGGGGCGTGGTGCTGGTGGAGCTCGAGATCGCCTACGGCAAGCGGCCGTTCTCCTTCCCTAACACGTATCAGGCGGTCCGCGGCGCGGTCGAGGAGTTGAACCGGGCGTCCACGCTGACCGAGCTGTACGCCACCGCCGCGCGCGCCGTCCGCGATCTGACCGGCTTCGACCGCGTCATGGTGTACCGCTACGACGAGGAATACAACGGCGAGGTTGTCGCAGAGTCCAAGCGCGACGACCTCAACTCCTTCCTCGGCCTGCATTACCCGTCGACCGACATCCCGGCGCAGGCGCGCGCGCTGTACGAGAAGAACTGGATTCGGCTGATCTCCGACGTCGACTACACGCCGGCACCGCTGGTGCCCAGCGTCGACCCCGCGACCGATACCCCGCTGGATCTGACGTATGCCACGTTGCGCAGCGTGTCGCCCATCCATATTGAATATCTGCAGAACATGGGCGTGCACGCCTCGATGTCGATCTCGCTGCTGCGGCAGGGACGGCTGTGGGGGCTGATCGCCTGCCACCATTACGCCGGTCCGCACCTGCCGCCGTTCGGCACCCGGGCCGCCGCCGAGTTCCTCGGCTCCACCCTGTCGCTGCGACTCGTCGACCGGTTCGAGGACGAGCAACTGCACAAGCGGTTGGCCGCGCAAGCCATCCTGGCCAAGCTCACGGCCGCCACGCTGGACGATGGCGAACCGCTGTCGCAGGCGCTGCTCGGCGCGCCCGACCTGCTCGACCTGGTGCCCGCCGACGGAGTGGTCGTCGATATCGGGGGCGATCGACGGACGCGTGGCGCGGTTCCACCGCCGGACATCGTCTCGGCCGTCGCCGCCTGGGCGCGCGACGTGGACGACGACATCGCCAGCAGCGAATGCCTGTCCCGCGCGCTGCCCGAGCTCGGCCTCGATCCCCAGGTGGCCGCCGGGGCGCTGGCGCTCAACCTGCCTGACGGCCAACACGCCATCTGGTTCCGGCGAGAGGTGCTGCGCTCGGTCGACTGGGGCGGCGACCCGTACAACAAGGCGATCGCAGTCAGCGAGGACGACCAGCTTCGGCTCAGCCCGCGCAAATCGTTCGACCGGTGGCGCGAGATCGTCCACCAACGCGGCGAGCCGTGGTCGCTGAGCGAGACCGAATCCGCCGCCTCGTTGCGGCGTTACCTGGTCGAGTCGCTGTACCGCCGCACGCGCGGGGCGCTGCGCGTGGCAGAGGCGCTGCAGCGCAGCCTGCTGCCCGAGTCGATTCCGGTGCTCGAAAGCTGGGAACTGTCGGCGCATTACGAGCCGGCGTCGGGGGACAACGTCGGTGGCGACTGGTACGACGCGTTCGAGCTGCGCGACGGCCGGCTGATCGTGCTGATCGGCGACGTCGCCGGGCACGGCATCGCCGCGGCCGGCACCATGGCCGCGCTCCGCAACGCCCTGCGCGCCCAATTGTTCGCCGGCGCCGCACCGGCCGAGGCGCTGGCGCAGCTCAACGACTTCTGCCTGCACATGCTGCGCGGCGCGTTCGCCACCGTCATCGCGGCGCGGGTCGATCTCGACTCGGGGCGGGTGGAGGCGGCCTCTGCCGGCCACTTGATGCCCTACCTGACGAACTCCTCGGCGCCGGCGGTGCCGGCACCGATCAAGCTCTCGCCACCCATCGGCATCAAAGGCGTGACGTACGCACCCAGTACCTTCACCGTCGAGCGCGGGCACGGCGTGGTCCTGTTCTCCGACGGCCTCGTGGAACGCCGCGGTGAATCGATCGACGACGGTCTGGACCTGCTGGCCGAAAACCTCGGCCGGGCCGGCGATGCCACGGCGACCGGAATCTGGACGGCGATGGCATCGGGCCACACCGACGACGACGTCACCATCATCACGCTGCGCCGTCCCTGAACTCCCGCTAGGCCATGAACGGCGCCGCGGTCACGTTCCACGTCACGGCGCTCTTCGAGGTGCGCGACGACGCGATCACGCACTGGCGTGAGTATTGGGACACCACTCACGTCGCCCAACAGCTCGGGATCGATCCCGCGCTCATGTTCGCGCCGTTGGGCGATTGACCTACGGCACAAGGTATTTCGTGGGCCTTGCTAACCCGTGGCGTTGAGGATCTTGATCGCGAACACCAGCGAGTCGCCGGGCTGGATCCCGGCGCTGGGCTGGCCCTGGGGGTAGCCGTCGGCGGGGACCATCGCGACGGCGACCGTCGACCCGACCTTCTGCCCTGCGATGGCCTTCTGGAAGCCGGGCACGACACCGGTCAGCGGGAAATCGACCGGGGCGCCCCGCTGGTAGCTGCTGTCGAACACTGACCCGTCACGCCCGTTGACGCCCATGTAGCAGACCGAGACCCTGGCGGTGTTGGACACCACCGGACCATCGCCGGCATGCAGCGTGTGCACCTGGGTCTGGCTCACGCTGAACGGTGCGGTCACGTTCACCACCGGAGCGGTCGTATCCGTGGAACCGGTGACCGCGACGCTGCCGGTGGTGCCGCTCAGCGTCCAGTCGGGCGTCCCGCCGTTCTGCGGCGCGGCGGTGGGGCATGAACCGGCCGCGGCGGCCGTGCCGGCACCGCCGACCGCCATGACGGTCGCCGCGACAGAAGCCGCGAGCGCGACCGAGGAGTACATCCGGGAGGTCTTCACGGCGGTCACGCTACAGGCCACATTGCTTCTCGAGAGTCGCGGGGCACCACCAATCGCCCGGTGAGGTCAATCATCAGTTGGGCGAGGCGTGATTTGTTGAAGGATGCGCAACAGCGACTTGCGGTCCGACGGAGTCAGCTGGCATAGCCAACGCTCTTCGCCACGCTGAATCGCTTGCTGCGCCTGTCTTTTGACTGTCCTTCCGCGCTCGGAGAGCTCAAGCAGCCGGACCCGACGGTCGTCAGGATCGGGGCGGCGGTCAATTAACCCGAGCTGCTGCAGATCGTCGAGGACGGCGATGATGCGGGTCTTGTCCGCGCCGATAGCCGCGGCCAGGGCGGCTTGTGTGCGCACAGGTGAGTTGTCCAGTTCGGTCAGCACGGTGTAACCCCACATCGATAGCCCGTGGCGCTCAAGAATCGGCAACTCGGCAGCCACGAGCTCGCGCACCAACGGTCCGAGCATCGCCGCAAGATCAGGCCGGGACTGCCCTTTGGTCATGGCGCGATAGTAGAGGAAACAGGATTATGTGCGTATGTTTACGATATGACTACGCATACGATAGAGACTCTGCGAACACACCACCGCGAGGCCGTGATGGCCACCATCGACATTGTTCAGAGGGTCAGCACCAGCGACCTCGAGCGCCCAACCCCATGCAGCGACTGGACTCTGCTTGGACTGCTGGCACATATGACCGCGCAGCATCGAGGGTTCGCCGCGGCCGCTCACGGCGCCGGCGCCGATCCCGCGGTGTGGGAGACGTCTGCGGTGATCGACGCGGTAGCGGCCGACCCCGCAGGCAGTTATGCGGCCGCCGCTTGCGAGTTGCTCACGGCAATCGCCAAGGACGAGACGCTTGCCGTGTCCTTCGAACTACCCGACTTCGGCAAGGGTGCTGGGTTTCCCTTCGAGCAGGCGATCGGGTTTCACTTCGTCGACTACGTCGTGCACGGTTGGGATGTGGCCCGCGCAGTTCACGTCCCATTCAAATTGTCCGACAACGTGATCGACGCGGCGCTGGTGCTCGGATTGCAAGTTCCGGGCGGAAACTACCGCACCGGCGCTTCCGCCCCATTTGGGCCGGCGCTCGACCAAGTGCCGGACGGCACTGGCTTCGACCGCCTATTGCGTCATCTCGGTCGCTCGCCGGCATGGAGTTCACCCGACAAACGACCGGCGTGACCTCCTCCGGCGGCGTGCGGCCTCAGGTGCAAAGACTGGGGGCGTCACACACGTTGCCGGGGCAATAGATCGAATGCGCGGCGTTGACCAGGCTTCCGACGTCGAGCAACGTGACGCCCTTGGTGTCCAGGCGGGCGTGTAGGTCGTCGGCGATCTGCTGCGGCGTCCAACCCCACGTCAGGTCGTAACACACATCGTGCGCCTCGGCGATCAGCGCCTCGTCCGTCTTCGGCGGCCAGGTGAGGCCGACGGCGTGCAATTGCGCGAGGTACGCGTCGTCCTGGGGGGTCGCGGCCGCGATGCCCGCGCTGCTCAACAAAGCAGCGGCAACCAGGACGGGGACAGCGATGAT
This genomic window contains:
- a CDS encoding osmoprotectant NAGGN system M42 family peptidase, giving the protein MGQTAAMAEADRAWMIDTLLALLQTPSPSGRTDAVMQVIGDIFDDFGVPFTLTRRGALTAELAGESATTDRALVVHSDTIGCMVRDLKDNGRLEIVPVGTFSARFAAGARVRIFIDDPDEFITGTVMPLKASGHAFGDEIDTQPTDWEHVEVRIDRRVSTREDLVRLGLQVGDFVALITSPELTADGFIVSRHLDGKAGVAIALALAKNFSENKVVLPHRTTIMVTITEEVGHGASHGLPADVAELVSVDNAVCAPGQHSLEDGVTIPMADMHGPFDYHLTRKLCRLAQEQGIPFARDIFRYYRSDAAAAIEAGANTRAALVGFGLDGSHGWERTHIDSLEAAYNLLHCWLQTPLTFAKWDAKPTGSLRDFPSSKQPAPSERWVPLSRGDYESPGDASPGTVWPPSEGPQA
- a CDS encoding class I SAM-dependent methyltransferase, coding for MTDRQERAMSFGSIAEDYDGLRPHPPQQAVDWLLPPGCEVAVDVGAGTGLFTRTLVGRAAHVVAVEPDARMRAVLAERSPGVRAVAGTGEAIPLPDDSADAVFVSSAWHWMDPERAVPEIGRVLRDGGRFGLIWTSRDRDVDWVRDLEVLPKDDSSELDAPDRFRRRHENVVLPDPQIFHNVARETFGFVRTMKIDDVVAMLATYSRVIIASPDDRAQRLANARAVLAERFPGADSIDIPMQSRCWRADRIARGQRPQACGPSDGGQTVPGDASPGLS
- a CDS encoding GAP family protein, with amino-acid sequence MAALALALAGLAFLDSLNVLNVGVVSAVIFDSRLGRRSPIPGALSYIAGVFAVTTAFGVCTVLGIGFITEVLDFHLTPAIRFRGELLLGIVLIGLAYFPLTAQSSAPGWALAAMRQRPWLLGFLGLAVGGGQAPTAVPYLTGLAMLAALHPRPPLWPLIIIAYWAIALSPPLLILGLSTRKTMRAKRIQRAIVRALTRYGPMSVRLLFLVFGTGLIADALVNHSALW
- a CDS encoding lipocalin-like domain-containing protein, whose product is MTTPTTQDLREYLVGAWTLESYETSDVDGSNVRYPLGTDARGIILYTADGYMSAQLMRADRPPIARGDLQLATGDELAAAARGYLAYAGPYSVLDDGVIAHHVDVSLLPNWIGGTQYRAAQVGDDRLQLGPAEPVLIKGKLRNGRLIWQRAKSARSQEN
- a CDS encoding SDR family NAD(P)-dependent oxidoreductase, translated to MGLLDNKTAVITGANSGIGLATAQRFLDEGAERVFITGRRQAELDSAATTLGPRATAVRGDVGIPEDLDRLYAEVAAAGNGLDIVMANAGSTRVARLGEITDDDLDSLLTTNVKGVVYTVQKALPLLNDGASVILTGSTTADRGRAGLSIYAATKAAVRSLARAWANELADRNIRVNVIVAGSTATPGSNALAAQTDPDASIEEFRAERIATIPLGRFADPAEIANAAVFLASDLSSFSTGSTVTADGGFNQV
- a CDS encoding SpoIIE family protein phosphatase gives rise to the protein MTDDERFTRPSAPVDQPSDDLVPVGTPIDLDNCAREPIHIPGSIQPRGVLAVVREPAFEVRQVSANVADLLGRPVDAVLGRHLSELIGSEQAARIEQAAVTFGSLRQNNPLECTIEVGGEPRAFDAILHREPGGVVLVELEIAYGKRPFSFPNTYQAVRGAVEELNRASTLTELYATAARAVRDLTGFDRVMVYRYDEEYNGEVVAESKRDDLNSFLGLHYPSTDIPAQARALYEKNWIRLISDVDYTPAPLVPSVDPATDTPLDLTYATLRSVSPIHIEYLQNMGVHASMSISLLRQGRLWGLIACHHYAGPHLPPFGTRAAAEFLGSTLSLRLVDRFEDEQLHKRLAAQAILAKLTAATLDDGEPLSQALLGAPDLLDLVPADGVVVDIGGDRRTRGAVPPPDIVSAVAAWARDVDDDIASSECLSRALPELGLDPQVAAGALALNLPDGQHAIWFRREVLRSVDWGGDPYNKAIAVSEDDQLRLSPRKSFDRWREIVHQRGEPWSLSETESAASLRRYLVESLYRRTRGALRVAEALQRSLLPESIPVLESWELSAHYEPASGDNVGGDWYDAFELRDGRLIVLIGDVAGHGIAAAGTMAALRNALRAQLFAGAAPAEALAQLNDFCLHMLRGAFATVIAARVDLDSGRVEAASAGHLMPYLTNSSAPAVPAPIKLSPPIGIKGVTYAPSTFTVERGHGVVLFSDGLVERRGESIDDGLDLLAENLGRAGDATATGIWTAMASGHTDDDVTIITLRRP
- a CDS encoding limonene-1,2-epoxide hydrolase family protein: MNGAAVTFHVTALFEVRDDAITHWREYWDTTHVAQQLGIDPALMFAPLGD
- a CDS encoding FKBP-type peptidyl-prolyl cis-trans isomerase; translation: MYSSVALAASVAATVMAVGGAGTAAAAGSCPTAAPQNGGTPDWTLSGTTGSVAVTGSTDTTAPVVNVTAPFSVSQTQVHTLHAGDGPVVSNTARVSVCYMGVNGRDGSVFDSSYQRGAPVDFPLTGVVPGFQKAIAGQKVGSTVAVAMVPADGYPQGQPSAGIQPGDSLVFAIKILNATG
- a CDS encoding MarR family winged helix-turn-helix transcriptional regulator, producing the protein MTKGQSRPDLAAMLGPLVRELVAAELPILERHGLSMWGYTVLTELDNSPVRTQAALAAAIGADKTRIIAVLDDLQQLGLIDRRPDPDDRRVRLLELSERGRTVKRQAQQAIQRGEERWLCQLTPSDRKSLLRILQQITPRPTDD
- a CDS encoding TIGR03086 family metal-binding protein, yielding MATIDIVQRVSTSDLERPTPCSDWTLLGLLAHMTAQHRGFAAAAHGAGADPAVWETSAVIDAVAADPAGSYAAAACELLTAIAKDETLAVSFELPDFGKGAGFPFEQAIGFHFVDYVVHGWDVARAVHVPFKLSDNVIDAALVLGLQVPGGNYRTGASAPFGPALDQVPDGTGFDRLLRHLGRSPAWSSPDKRPA
- a CDS encoding DUF732 domain-containing protein, yielding MSSPRKRVIIAVPVLVAAALLSSAGIAAATPQDDAYLAQLHAVGLTWPPKTDEALIAEAHDVCYDLTWGWTPQQIADDLHARLDTKGVTLLDVGSLVNAAHSIYCPGNVCDAPSLCT